The Parabacteroides timonensis region TTTTAATGTGATTATCAATGATCCGGATCGTTCTTCTCTAATTCGGAAAATTTCATTGGCACAGCAGGGATTTAGTTTTATGAACCAAAGTTCTTGTTATGTCGAGAATGCGGAGTTGTGCAATTTATTTTTTTCTAATATACCGGGGAATGCTCGGAGCAATTATAGGGGGTTTATCAATACGACCAAACAGGCGATTTGTTATTTGCAAAAAGATAGTATTTATATTTCTGATCTGCAAGGGCATTTGTATAATGACCGATTCGGAAATCCTGCTTTGATAAATTTATGGAATAACAAGGCTTTAAACAATAGAAATAAAATAGTAATCGGTCCGTCCGGCTCCGGAAAGTCTTTTTGGCTAAACAACTATATTTATCAGTCTTATTCTTTGGGTAATGATATTACAATTATTGACATCGGCGGATCTTACAGGTCTATGATTAGCCTGCACCGAGGTAAATATTTTGATTCTACAAATCAGAAACAGTTTGCTTTTAACCCGTTCTTGTGTGAACGTGATCGGAATGGTAGATATATTTATATTGATACTTCAGATGCAGAAGCAGCCGAGGATCTTATTAAAACGATCTGTGCTCTTTTATCCTATATCTGGAAACAAAATAAGCCTATAGATCCCACCGAGAAAGCTATTCTTAGAAAATCAGTGATCGCATTTTATGAGTATGTAAATAATTCTTCCGTTAATGGTACAAATGAAAGGATTTCTCCTAATCTGATAGAATACCGGGATTTCTTGCGGGATGTATTTATTGTAAAAATGACTGACTTTGAAAAACGTAGATTTGAGATAGAGGAAGTGCTTTTACTACTAGAACCTTATACGGATGGAGAACTGTCCTTTTTGTTGAACGCAACTGAAAATATTGATATAGTTAATGATGATTTAATTGCGTTTGATATGGAGGACGCTGCAAAGAAGGAATATTTTCCTTTGGTAGCGATTATTACGCTTCAAATGGTTATCGATAAGATCAAGAAGCGTGAAGGAGTTAATAAGGAATTGATTATCGATGAAGCCCTAGACTTTTTAAGTGATGATAAGTTCGGTGATTTTATCGCCTATTTGTATCGTACATTCCGTAAAAAAGACGGGGCTATAACGATAGCTGCTCAAAATGTACTGTTCCTGAAGAACTGTCCACCGGCGATCAAGGATTCAATACTTATAAACTGTGATACTAAAGTAATACTGGATCATTCAAGTTATAGAAAGGAGTTGCCCAATCTGCGAGATATTCTTTCTATTTCAGAAGAGGAACTAGTAATGATAGATAGTCTGCAAAATAGGGATGATGAAATAAAGTGGAGAGAGTTCTTCATTAAATTGGGAAACGAAACCTATGTTTTTCGCAATGAAGTATCTGAATTTGCCGCTGTCGCTTTTGATTCAAGGCAATCGACTGTAGTAAGGCTCAAACAGCTTTTTGAGGAAACAGGATCTACTTATGCCGCTATTAACCGGTATTTGGAAGAGAGAAGAAAACACTATAAATGATTTAGAAATATGGGAAATAAAATTCAAATATTTAAAAATTCTGCTTTCGGAGAGATTAGAACGATATCCATAGTCGGTGAGCCTTGGTTCGTGGCAAAAGATGTGTGTGGTGCTTTAGAACTTACGGATGTAAGTATGACCATGAAGTCTTTGGATGATGATGAAAAGCGGGTACAAGTATTACTTGTATCAGGTGGTAAAAACCCCACCAGAATGTGGTTTGTTAATGAATCCGGGCTTTACAATGTGATATTTCAATCCCGTAAACCAAAAGCCCGTTTCTTCCGTCGATGGGTCACTCACGAGGTTTTACCACAGATCAGAAAAACAGGAAGTTACGGTGATAATAGCAGAGGAATAAGAACTGTTGTCGATAAAATGCTAGATATACAGAAACAGCAAATGGATATAATAAGATCTCTGGTCGATTCCGGTTCTTCTATGGATTGTAATGTGTATAATGAGACACAGGGTGTGTTAAATAGTACACAGCTATTCGAGAATGATGTGATAACCGAGTATTCGGGTGATATCATCAGGACTTTCAGGAACAGAATCGGTATTTCACAAAAACAGCTGGCAGAACGAGCGAATATTGATAGAGCGCATATAGCACATATAGAGAAAAACCAAAATAATCCGTCTGTCCCTACTTTCTTTAAATTGCTTAAAGGGATGGGGTATGTGGCAATCTTTTTGGAAAATAAACAATTGAAAGGAGGAATTAATGAATGATGCTGTAGAAGGGTTAAATGAGATAAAAGGATGGTCGGGAGAATTTAACAATACCTCTTTTAGTATAGCAGGATATATTACCGCTGCAATGCTCGGCGTCTCCCTGATTTTTGTCGTCTGGGCTTTAGCTACAAAGAAAGATAATGCAAGAACATATCTAGTCGCTTGGTTTGTGGCTTTGATATTTGCGATAGTATTTATTCTATGATAATAAATTTACAAAATTATGAAAATAAAGATACTCTTATTTTTTTCTGTGTTGCTGTTGAGTAGCTCTTTTTCTGTTCAAAAGGCTAGTGCGCAATGGGTTGTTAATGATCCGGCTCACATGGGAATGAACCTTGGCGAATGGGGAGCGAATGCAGCGCAATGGGTTAAGCAGCTTAACGAAATGATTGATGCTGCACATATACGAGAAAATTTGCAAAAGATAGACCAACTCCGCCAGCTGCAATCCTTGGTGGAACTAGCTGAATTGTTGGATGATGTGGCTTGTCTAAGTAGTGATTACCGTTTTTATATGAATATAGGCGGTAACTATCATTGTTTGAAGTTCCTAAATTTCCAGCAAGTTACAGTAAATTTAAATCTAAGTACGGACCTATTATTCAAGGTTGCTACCGTTGCCGACTATTTCAGTATGAATAGTGAAGGGCGAATGTCTTTTGTCGGACAGGTCAGAGAAACTCTAGAAGCGGCTTCTGCTGAAATGAAATCATTTAATGAGGCAGTAAGAAGTGAGATCATAAAAGATGCAAGTCGAAAACATGTAGGGAAAACATATTATAGCGGAAATTTATCTGCTTTTAGTCGATATACTAATTAATCAGCCATATGAACGGACAAGATACTTTTTTGTGGGGATTGCAAATTAACGATTCCCTTACAATGGAATTAACTGCGCAAATGACGGTAATTGCGCTTGGTGTAGCAGTAATCTGCTTCATCTGTAATACAGCTTATAATTACCTATATCATGGTGTTAGCCAGCTTTTAACAGCGGATGAAAATAAGTTTCCGGATTTGATGGAAATAGCCCGCTGTTTTGCTTTAATATTCTGTCTTTCGCTATATACGCCCATTGCAAAAACAATTGTCGGAACGATGGAAGTTATTAATGAAGCAACTTCCCTGAAAGGTAACCGGGCACAGGAATTTGCAAGTTTTCTAAAAAGATCAGCGGAAGAACAACATACGATGATAGCCGATAATGAAAAAACGGCACTTGAGGCGGAAGTCGCTGCGGGGAAAGATCCGGAAGGGGCTATGAATAAAGAACTGAATAATATGAATCAAGGAAATAAAGTCAATGAAGGTACATCTACATTGAAGCAAATAGCCCAAATATTAAATCCAGCCAATTTCGCAGCTATGCTCCTACATGCTCTATCCGCATTGTTGGTCGGGATTATACAGCTTATCGTATTGGGATTGGGAGTCGTTATTGTAAAGATACTTGTCATATTAGGTCCCTTCGTTTTTGCTTTTTCCATTCTGCCGGTATTTCAAAAGCAGCTATCTAATTGGTTTGGTACACTGTGTTCCGTTGGTATGGTATTTACCGTGATTAATATTTTAAATCAGATAATGTGGTTTACATTTAAGTCAATCTATGATTCTGACGCATTCAACGCAGTAGATGAAGCGACAAAACAACTACAATATTTATGTATGAACCTTGCTTTGATCGGTTCTTATTGTTGTTGTTTCTGGTTGGCAAGTAAGATAGTCGGTCATGGTGATGCCGGTAGAATCATTTCTAAAACGGTATCTATTGTAACTGCTGCTGCAACGATGGCGATTGCTGGATCAGCGATAGCAGGGGGGGCTACAAATGTAGGGGCTGCTGCTTCATTAGGTAAAAGTGTTATAGATAACGAAGAATAAATAAATATGAATCTTACAAAATTTAAAACGGTAGATCAAGCCTTTAAAACAACAGTTACCATAGCGGTTTCTTGTTGTGTGGTAATGGGGATCTCCTTTACAATCTGCTTTTTCTATTTATCCAATAAAATAGATGCGGCTTATACGAAGGCTTTAGTACTTGATACTTCAGGACAGGTTTATGATGTTGCAGCCATTGAATCTGCAGCGATGCGAAAGTATGAATATGAAAATCATATCAAAACATTTGTTTCGCTGTGGTACTCCTTCGATGAAAGCACTTATGAGAATAACGTAACATTAGCTCTTAATTTGATTGGTAATCGAGGAAAAGAGCTTTACAATGAATATAACGATATTAATATGCTTAATTCTTTGATTCAGAAAAATATACGCTATGGCGTTATAATCAAGGATATTCATATCAATATGCAAACAGTTCCGATATCCGGGGATATACTGTTTACGCAAACCGGCTATCGTGCTAGGGGGAGCGTAGCACGTGATATTTCTGTGAATTTTACTCTATATGATGTATCTCGATCACGTGAAAACTCTCACGGTGTTAAAATCGAAAGCTGGGAAGTTCGATATTCGGAACCACGAGAAATAACAGATGACGAAAAATTAAAATAATGGAGCTATGGGAAACTTTTTAAAAGAAGCGTTGAAGGACAAAAACAAATTGTTAATGTTAGTGCCTCTACTTTTGGGCGTACTTTTTGTAATAGTTTTCTTTGGTAAAAAAGAAAAACCGGCTGAATCGGCATCCAATACAGAAGAAGTGAATCAGGCTTTTCTTGAACCGGACACAGAAGGAGAAAAGAAGATCGCTAATAAGGTAGATGCTTATAAACGTGAACAGGAAGAAGATGCTCGTAAGAAACGTGAATTGGAACAATCACAAGTAAAAGGAAGCGATTTCTATTTTGAAATGCAGACATCCGAAGACGAATACAACGAGAAAATGAAAGCTCGTATTGAGAAAATGAAGAAAGATCCATTGGACGAAGTTACTAGCGAATACAAGGAACGAGGAAAAAAATCTAACAGTGCATTTTCTGATAAAATGCGCCAACAACTAAATGATATTGAGGATCAAGAAACCTTTAATCAGATAGTCAAGGAAGCAAAGAAAGAGGAAAGAATACGCAAAGAGCTAGAAGAAAATGCAAGATTTCGGGATGAAATGAGGAAGAAATATCAGGATCAAGCATCAGGAAAAGATATAGAGAAATCTCAAGAGAATATTTTTCCGAAAGTAAATGATTCTATTCCTAAAGTTGAGAAAGCTTCAAAGCCGACTTTTATAGTGGAAAATGGAAAACGGCGTCGCCGGTCACAATTTACTATTAACCAAAAAGTCAATCTTATCAAAGCTGCTATTTATGGAGATCAGACCATTGTTAGTGGAAGTGCTGTCCGGATGCGCTTGTTAGAGCCTTTATGGGTTGGTGGCGTTGAGATCCCTGCAAATACGATCTTCTACGGAAATGCTAGTGTCGGATCTACTCGTTTGAAAATTACGGTAGAGAACATACGATATGGAAAATATATAAGTCCTGTCGCTTTTACTATTTATGATTCTGATGCGATTGAGGGATTGAATTTACCCAATAACATGAAAGCTGAAGCTGCCCGGAAAATGGAACAGGGCTTGCTTCAAGGCGTTCAGCTTCCGATTTCTTCTATTGGCACAGTAACAAGTGAGGTAACTAGTGCGATCACTGCCACTACACAGGTTACTAGACAAATTTTAAATCAAAGCCTTTCTCAAGTAAAGGTTCATTTAAAAGCTAACTATAATATGTATATCAAGGAAGAAACTAATGAAGATAGAAAAAAGAGAGAGGAAGAAGAAGCTGAAATAGAACGTCTGTATAGAGAAATGCAGATGCAGCAGAATGAACCAAAGAAAAAGAATCCTTTAACCCAACTAATTGAAGCATTATAATGATAATTGATATACTTAATTTTATGGTAGCTGTAGCTACTGTTTTTTTGGCTTATAGGTTCTTTATAGAACGCTCTAAAGGGAAAAAGATAGCAGAAATGAAAGTACTGATGTATAGTTTAATATTTTGTTTCGTTCTGCTTTGGATTATAAATATTTTTATTGGTTTTGTAAAATGAAAACATTGCTTTTTATATTAATCATGTTTTGTGTTCCATTCTCCATTTCTGCACAGGAAAAAAAAGAACTGGACTCCCAAACAATTTATGTTTCGTTTGATAAAACGAAACATATAGTACTTCCTGCACAAGTAAGTGACATTTCGTATGGTCGTGAAGATTATGTAAAAGTGGAACGGGTGGAAAATGTTCCTAATGTTGTCCGCATAACGGCACAGGAAGAAGATTTTTCAGGAACGACAAACCTTATCATAGTTTGTACAAACGGGAATGTCTATTCTTATAAAATATCCTATCTGTTATCGGGAATGACGGATCACTGCGGAAATATCGTATATGCCGGTGATGTGGATAGATCACGTTGTTATAACGTGATAGTCAATAATAACAATACTACAGAAATGTTTTTTCCAGCAGATGTGTTGTATCTGAAACAAGGAAATGAAGAAGTTTTCGGGGTTGAGTATTATAATAATATGGTTAAAGTTGGTACAACCTTTGATGCCTTTGAACCCTCTAATCTGTTTGTTATCGATAAAGATCTGAATACCTATGAAATTACCTTGTTTAAAGACCATGCTCTTACTTACTCTTACAACTTTGACGATGGTCGCAAATATATTGCACACATTGATGTAAATAGCATAGAGATGGATAATATTATCAATAAACTGCATTATAAAAAGCGTAATATCTTCAGTTTGGGAGTTATAAAAAATAAGTTTGAGATGTCCCTTGCAAACCTATATGTAAAAGATGATTTCATGTTTTTTGTATTTGATATAAAAAACTTCTCAAATATAGATTATGACGTTGATTTTATTAAATGCTTCCTTCGTGATCAGAAGAAGGTTAAGAACTCTATCCAGCAGGAAGTTCCGTATGATCCGGTAGAACAAAAAGACTTTGATAAAAAGATATTGGGTAAAAGCCAAAATCGTTTTGTCCTAGCATTCAATAAGTTCACTATCCCGGATGATAAGGTTTTTGAGATCGAAATGTTTGAAAGGGGTGGGGGAAGGCACATGAAATTATCTATATTGAATGAATATATATTATCCGCTGAATTATTAAAATAATTGACATGAAGCTGCAAGAGGTTCTAACAGAATATCAATATAATAATGTCGGGCAATTTAGGGCGATTGCGGAAAGTTTAGGTTACAAAGAAGCCTATAACAAGGGGGCTTTGCTCTTTACCCGGAATGACGAAGTATTTCGCATCGATATGGATAAGATACGTTCACACACAAAGCGAGAACCGGATTTATCTGCGGAAAAGGCTTCTATGGATCGTGTTTGCCAGTTCTTTAATCGGGATCAGGCTTTATCTCCCGACTATAAAAGCGTATTAAAAAATGAAGGGGTTGACATTGTTAACTGGGGTGATCTAAAAAATGATACCAAAGATCGTTTTACTGTGATCGATCATAAAAATAAAATCTGCTATACCGGAAAAGAACTGTATGAGTATGCTTTGCAAAATGGTTACTCGTTAGACGGGAAAGGTACAAAGTTAGAGAAGGGTGTATTATCCGGATTAACGGATATCAATGGTAAACCAGCTAAAGTTCGGTTGCATGAAAACGGTATTTCTATTATATATAGGAAGGAAGCGTTAACCATACCGGATCGCATTTACGGAAAGAAATTATCGAAGCAACAGAAGCAAGATCTACTTGATGGCAATGTGATAGTCTTGTCAACAAAAAAAGGAGATATACTTCTTCAGGTAGATAAGGATCTTAATGCAGTGGTGGTACGTTCGGAAAAAGAATTGTCTGTCCCTGCTAAAATTGGAGATTACGAATTGACCGCAGCAGATAAGTATCTTTTAGCGAATGGTCATTCTTTAGATAACAAAATGATCCATACTCCTGAAGGTTACATAATCACAGATATAGCTATGCTTCCGGATAAGAAAGGATATTCTTTCTCAAACATCCAGAAAATATCAGAAACAAAAGCACAGCAGATTTTACAGGCAAGAGAAGTGGCAAAGGATAAAGAGTATCTTAATGATAAGCTAAAGGATATGCAGCGTACCGGAAAGATCGATATAGACGAGTTGAAGGATAAAAGGTATGAGCAATTAATAAACAGCCATTTTTCCACAGAACATAAGGAATACCTATTTTATCTGAAAGATGAAAATCCGGATAAAAACTATAATTATGATCTTGAAGCACGCATCAGGTTAAAGGCTGGGGATATGTTAGAAAAAGAAGGAATAATCGCCAAAGGTACAACTGAAAAGGAATTGAAAGAAGAAGGCTTTAAAGTTGAGAAGATCCGGGAACAATATCAGGAGAAAGTAACGGGTAAGGATTTTGTTCCTGATCGAGATCTTGACAAGGAGTTAAGAGAAGCCGTTGTCAAGAATGACTATGAAAAAATGGCTAGTTTGAAAGAGGAAGGTTACAAGCCTTCAGAGGAAGTTATTAGAGGTTTGGGACAAGATACAAAGATTGATCAGACGCAAGCTATCGTTATAGAAAAACTATTTGGGATGAAACCTGAAGTGCAAAAAGCGGAAGAAGTAACACAAGCAAAGGAAGAACCCAAAGAAGCAAAGGTAGAGCTTAATGCTGATCCAGCTAATGCTAAGGTTTCTCCGGAACTAGATAAAGAATTTAAAGAAGCAGTAGAGAAAGGCGATTTTGTAAAGATGTCACAACTGAAGGAACAAGGCTATCAACCTTCCAAAGAGTTGATTCAGTCTTTGAATGAAACTGCATCTGGCAATACGATGATAGCCGTTCAGAAGATATTTAATCTGAAAGGCTCTGCTAATACGCTCGGAGATGTTAAGCTAGCACAAGGTCAACAAAGTGCAGAAAAAGATCTAAAGCGTCCTCTCGCCAATACGGTAAATAAGATGTTTTCCGATTTATAATTAATAGATTTTTCCGAAAGTAAAAAATGTTGTCACTTAAAAATAAATATCATGGAAGATTACAACAAATTGGTAGAAAAGAATCAGACTGGGGAGATTGACGATCTTGAATTTTTATTAGCTCAAGAAGATTTAGCGGCTCTCTACGTTGCGGATATGCAAGCTGAAGGAGTTAGCCCGAATGCGGAAAACGCTGCTGAATGGTTGCTAAAATATGAAAATGAACACCTTTATCAATAAGTCATGGATAATCAGGCAAATGATAAGGCTCTGCAAAAATTTGCGGATCTTATGATAAAGAAACTTACGGAAGTCGATGCGGATTGTCATAAACCTTGGTTTACAACAACAGGATATGGCTTACCACAAAATATTGATGGGCGTTTTTATAATGGAATCAACTCCTTCATGCTTTTTCTTCTTCAAGAGGAACGTAGTTTCCAGACACCTGTATATATGACTTTTCCGCAAGCAAAGAAACAAGGGCTTCACATAAACAAAGGAGCATCCTCTTTTCCTGTCCTATTTTGGAATTTTATGATTAAAGACGATAAGGGGAATAAAATTTCGATGGATGATTATAAGGCTTTGACTAAGGAAGAGCAGAAAGAATATACCGTTATTCCTTATACAAAACCTTATCACGTGTTTAATGTTGATCAAACAAACTTTGCGGAAGTATATCCGGAAAAATGGAAGGCATTGAAGGGTAAATTTAATTGTCCTAAATTGAAAGATGAACAGGGAATGTTTTCATCGCCGGAGTTAGATCACATGATAAAACACGGTACATGGTTATGTCCTATTGTTTCTTCTTTCTCTGACAAGGCTTTTTTTCGTCCTTCAGAGGACAAGATATATTTACCCCTTAAAGGTCAATTCTATACAGGAGAAGGATTTTATAGCACATTGTTACATGAGATGGCACATTCAACCGGTATAGATACCCGTTTAGGACGTGAAATGAAAAACA contains the following coding sequences:
- a CDS encoding TraG/VirB4 family ATPase → MIGFIIISALLLCGVITLLAILFMRPSEVPISDKSIDLSAVLPIQTITDSVIVNGSGDLTIGYKLFLPEVFTLSQEDAKYIHERLEGLFKMLPPATVVHQQCFYYVSQYKNNDFSVNPLKAESIKHFNNKQIINCYTNLYITFANTDLKKGVRKKASNTSLLKKLNYPFKQPYKNYEERLSEIEPKILNFENGLSSITQFEIKKMDSKDLNNAVFDYLNLSYAKPTKDATQETVSPMMVTPIGDLKVGQEYLAMLSLTVEGENLYELNVPNTGKSKAYGSTIELPENIRSKCSMLYPLGLGLPFDHIVNVVIEITDTDTTLTAINAEKNGLNYLTNFYPPAKDKQKQQELFCKEITDFDYQTAYTAFNVIINDPDRSSLIRKISLAQQGFSFMNQSSCYVENAELCNLFFSNIPGNARSNYRGFINTTKQAICYLQKDSIYISDLQGHLYNDRFGNPALINLWNNKALNNRNKIVIGPSGSGKSFWLNNYIYQSYSLGNDITIIDIGGSYRSMISLHRGKYFDSTNQKQFAFNPFLCERDRNGRYIYIDTSDAEAAEDLIKTICALLSYIWKQNKPIDPTEKAILRKSVIAFYEYVNNSSVNGTNERISPNLIEYRDFLRDVFIVKMTDFEKRRFEIEEVLLLLEPYTDGELSFLLNATENIDIVNDDLIAFDMEDAAKKEYFPLVAIITLQMVIDKIKKREGVNKELIIDEALDFLSDDKFGDFIAYLYRTFRKKDGAITIAAQNVLFLKNCPPAIKDSILINCDTKVILDHSSYRKELPNLRDILSISEEELVMIDSLQNRDDEIKWREFFIKLGNETYVFRNEVSEFAAVAFDSRQSTVVRLKQLFEETGSTYAAINRYLEERRKHYK
- a CDS encoding BRO family protein, with protein sequence MGNKIQIFKNSAFGEIRTISIVGEPWFVAKDVCGALELTDVSMTMKSLDDDEKRVQVLLVSGGKNPTRMWFVNESGLYNVIFQSRKPKARFFRRWVTHEVLPQIRKTGSYGDNSRGIRTVVDKMLDIQKQQMDIIRSLVDSGSSMDCNVYNETQGVLNSTQLFENDVITEYSGDIIRTFRNRIGISQKQLAERANIDRAHIAHIEKNQNNPSVPTFFKLLKGMGYVAIFLENKQLKGGINE
- the traM gene encoding conjugative transposon protein TraM, producing the protein MGNFLKEALKDKNKLLMLVPLLLGVLFVIVFFGKKEKPAESASNTEEVNQAFLEPDTEGEKKIANKVDAYKREQEEDARKKRELEQSQVKGSDFYFEMQTSEDEYNEKMKARIEKMKKDPLDEVTSEYKERGKKSNSAFSDKMRQQLNDIEDQETFNQIVKEAKKEERIRKELEENARFRDEMRKKYQDQASGKDIEKSQENIFPKVNDSIPKVEKASKPTFIVENGKRRRRSQFTINQKVNLIKAAIYGDQTIVSGSAVRMRLLEPLWVGGVEIPANTIFYGNASVGSTRLKITVENIRYGKYISPVAFTIYDSDAIEGLNLPNNMKAEAARKMEQGLLQGVQLPISSIGTVTSEVTSAITATTQVTRQILNQSLSQVKVHLKANYNMYIKEETNEDRKKREEEEAEIERLYREMQMQQNEPKKKNPLTQLIEAL
- a CDS encoding DUF4138 domain-containing protein, with product MDYKYFYWFCKMKTLLFILIMFCVPFSISAQEKKELDSQTIYVSFDKTKHIVLPAQVSDISYGREDYVKVERVENVPNVVRITAQEEDFSGTTNLIIVCTNGNVYSYKISYLLSGMTDHCGNIVYAGDVDRSRCYNVIVNNNNTTEMFFPADVLYLKQGNEEVFGVEYYNNMVKVGTTFDAFEPSNLFVIDKDLNTYEITLFKDHALTYSYNFDDGRKYIAHIDVNSIEMDNIINKLHYKKRNIFSLGVIKNKFEMSLANLYVKDDFMFFVFDIKNFSNIDYDVDFIKCFLRDQKKVKNSIQQEVPYDPVEQKDFDKKILGKSQNRFVLAFNKFTIPDDKVFEIEMFERGGGRHMKLSILNEYILSAELLK
- a CDS encoding DUF3945 domain-containing protein; the protein is MKLQEVLTEYQYNNVGQFRAIAESLGYKEAYNKGALLFTRNDEVFRIDMDKIRSHTKREPDLSAEKASMDRVCQFFNRDQALSPDYKSVLKNEGVDIVNWGDLKNDTKDRFTVIDHKNKICYTGKELYEYALQNGYSLDGKGTKLEKGVLSGLTDINGKPAKVRLHENGISIIYRKEALTIPDRIYGKKLSKQQKQDLLDGNVIVLSTKKGDILLQVDKDLNAVVVRSEKELSVPAKIGDYELTAADKYLLANGHSLDNKMIHTPEGYIITDIAMLPDKKGYSFSNIQKISETKAQQILQAREVAKDKEYLNDKLKDMQRTGKIDIDELKDKRYEQLINSHFSTEHKEYLFYLKDENPDKNYNYDLEARIRLKAGDMLEKEGIIAKGTTEKELKEEGFKVEKIREQYQEKVTGKDFVPDRDLDKELREAVVKNDYEKMASLKEEGYKPSEEVIRGLGQDTKIDQTQAIVIEKLFGMKPEVQKAEEVTQAKEEPKEAKVELNADPANAKVSPELDKEFKEAVEKGDFVKMSQLKEQGYQPSKELIQSLNETASGNTMIAVQKIFNLKGSANTLGDVKLAQGQQSAEKDLKRPLANTVNKMFSDL
- a CDS encoding ArdC family protein, encoding MDNQANDKALQKFADLMIKKLTEVDADCHKPWFTTTGYGLPQNIDGRFYNGINSFMLFLLQEERSFQTPVYMTFPQAKKQGLHINKGASSFPVLFWNFMIKDDKGNKISMDDYKALTKEEQKEYTVIPYTKPYHVFNVDQTNFAEVYPEKWKALKGKFNCPKLKDEQGMFSSPELDHMIKHGTWLCPIVSSFSDKAFFRPSEDKIYLPLKGQFYTGEGFYSTLLHEMAHSTGIDTRLGREMKNMFGDPKYAKEELIAEFTAAVSCRSLGIVSGIREENAQYLKNWLGAIKKEPKFLYSVLVDVGKASTMILNEVCKYELLKKEEQEKQQEECKHIENKKVDDSKDFSETRNDEKLSPAFNIALAAALAGSFKELVNLKEQGYKLSAKELDTLKDADPKIYIAAQNIFNIKLDDPTPSLQFSESKNKNEVKQLSLNF